From Aptenodytes patagonicus chromosome 1, bAptPat1.pri.cur, whole genome shotgun sequence, one genomic window encodes:
- the CLNS1A gene encoding methylosome subunit pICln isoform X2, with product MVEEGGGGGAMSFLKRFPPPAEGVRHQQPDTEAVLAGRTLGAGTLYIAESRLSWLENSGVGFSLDYPTISLHAVSRDLNAYPWEHLYVMVNAKFEEETKEAPMAEGEEEEDSDDDVEPIAEFRFVPSDKSALEAMFSAMCECQALHPDPDDEDSDNDYEGEEYDVEAHELEQGDIPTFYTYEEGLSHLTAEGQATLERLEGMLAQSVSSQYNMAGVRTEDSIREFEDGMEVDIAPVVAGQFEDAEVDH from the exons atggtggaggagggaggcggcggtggcGCCATGAGTTTCCTCAAGCGGTTCCCGCCGCCAGCCGAGGGCGTTCGCCACCAGCAGCCTGACACGGAGGCGGTGCTGGCGGGGCGCACCCTGGGCGCCGGCACGCTCTACATCGCCGAGAG TCGCCTGTCTTGGCTGGAAAACTCTGGAGTTGGCTTCTCCTTGGATTATCCCACCATAAGCTTGCATGCCGTCTCCAGGGACCTGAACGCCTACCCGTGGGAGCACCTGTACGTCATGGTGAACGCCAAATTCGAAG AGGAGACAAAAGAGGCTCCCATggctgaaggggaggaggaggaagacagcgATGACGATGTTGAACCAATTGCGGAATTCAGATTTGTACCTAGCGACAAATCAGCCT TGGAAGCCATGTTTTCAGCGATGTGTGAATGCCAAGCTCTGCACCCAGACCCAGATGATGAAGATTCAGACAATGATTACGAAGGGGAGGAGTACGATGTTGAGGCCCACG AGCTGGAACAAGGTGACATCCCGACCTTTTACACTTACGAAGAAGGATTGTCGCATTTAACTGCAGAAGGTCAGGCCACTCTGGAGAGGTTAGAAGGGATGTTAGCCCAGTCTGTCAGCAGTCAGTACAACATGGCTGGAGTGAGAACAGAAGACTCGATAAGGGAGTTTGAAG ATGGGATGGAGGTGGACATAGCACCAGTAGTTGCGGGGCAGTTTGAAGATGCAGAAGTCGATCACTGA
- the CLNS1A gene encoding methylosome subunit pICln isoform X1, with translation MVEEGGGGGAMSFLKRFPPPAEGVRHQQPDTEAVLAGRTLGAGTLYIAESRLSWLENSGVGFSLDYPTISLHAVSRDLNAYPWEHLYVMVNAKFEEEETKEAPMAEGEEEEDSDDDVEPIAEFRFVPSDKSALEAMFSAMCECQALHPDPDDEDSDNDYEGEEYDVEAHELEQGDIPTFYTYEEGLSHLTAEGQATLERLEGMLAQSVSSQYNMAGVRTEDSIREFEDGMEVDIAPVVAGQFEDAEVDH, from the exons atggtggaggagggaggcggcggtggcGCCATGAGTTTCCTCAAGCGGTTCCCGCCGCCAGCCGAGGGCGTTCGCCACCAGCAGCCTGACACGGAGGCGGTGCTGGCGGGGCGCACCCTGGGCGCCGGCACGCTCTACATCGCCGAGAG TCGCCTGTCTTGGCTGGAAAACTCTGGAGTTGGCTTCTCCTTGGATTATCCCACCATAAGCTTGCATGCCGTCTCCAGGGACCTGAACGCCTACCCGTGGGAGCACCTGTACGTCATGGTGAACGCCAAATTCGAAG AAGAGGAGACAAAAGAGGCTCCCATggctgaaggggaggaggaggaagacagcgATGACGATGTTGAACCAATTGCGGAATTCAGATTTGTACCTAGCGACAAATCAGCCT TGGAAGCCATGTTTTCAGCGATGTGTGAATGCCAAGCTCTGCACCCAGACCCAGATGATGAAGATTCAGACAATGATTACGAAGGGGAGGAGTACGATGTTGAGGCCCACG AGCTGGAACAAGGTGACATCCCGACCTTTTACACTTACGAAGAAGGATTGTCGCATTTAACTGCAGAAGGTCAGGCCACTCTGGAGAGGTTAGAAGGGATGTTAGCCCAGTCTGTCAGCAGTCAGTACAACATGGCTGGAGTGAGAACAGAAGACTCGATAAGGGAGTTTGAAG ATGGGATGGAGGTGGACATAGCACCAGTAGTTGCGGGGCAGTTTGAAGATGCAGAAGTCGATCACTGA